ATCCTGACCGGCGCCGGCATCTCCGCCGAGAGCGGTCTTGCCACCTTCCGAGGAAGCGGTGGTCTGTGGAACGGCTACCGTGTCGAACAGGTCGCTACCCCCGAAGCCTGGGAGGCTGATCCGGAGTTGGTGTGGCGCTTCTATTCCATGCGGAGGCGTGACGCCATGGCCGCGGAACCGAACGCAGCTCATCGCGCCCTGGCCGCCCTGGAACAGAAGTCTGGCGATCGCCTTTATCTCTGTACGCAGAACGTCGATGATCTCCACGAGCGTGGCGGCTCTCAACGCGTGCACCACATGCATGGTTCTCTCTTCGAGTCGCGGTGCGTGCGCTGCCAAGAACGCTTCACGGACCGCGCTTTCTATGAGAAGGCCGCCGCGTTACCGGTATGTGCCACCTGCGGTGCGCCAGTACGGCCGCACATCGTCTGGTTCGGCGAGATCCCCCTGAATATGGAGGAGATCTATGCCCACCTCGCAACATCGACCCATGTCCTGGTTG
This genomic window from Terriglobus albidus contains:
- a CDS encoding SIR2 family NAD-dependent protein deacylase, yielding MSELGLGENDRLFILTGAGISAESGLATFRGSGGLWNGYRVEQVATPEAWEADPELVWRFYSMRRRDAMAAEPNAAHRALAALEQKSGDRLYLCTQNVDDLHERGGSQRVHHMHGSLFESRCVRCQERFTDRAFYEKAAALPVCATCGAPVRPHIVWFGEIPLNMEEIYAHLATSTHVLVVGTSGSVYPAAGFVQIANQRGLKTIYVGPEEPLNAEAFDTIFLGNATEVLPSFLR